A segment of the Synechococcus sp. CBW1002 genome:
TGCTGCTGCTGATCCCCCTGGCCCTGTCGGCCGCCGTGCAACCTCTGCTGGTGGGCCAGGCGATCGCCGTTCTGCGGGGCGAACCAACCATGGCCTGGCTGCAGGGCCAGCCGGTCCCCGCTGCCCTGCGGTGGCTCGTGCTGCTGCTGCTGGCGGCGGTGGCGGTGCGGCTCTCCCTGCAGAGCGCCCAGAGCTACAACGTGCAGGCGATCGGCCAGCGGCTCACGGCCCGCATCCGTGACGATCTCTTCCGTCACGCCCTGGCCCTGTCGCTGCGGTTCCACGACAGAACGCCGGTGGGCAAGCTGCTGACCCGGCTGACCAGCGACGTCGATGCCCTGGCGGAGGTGTTCGGCAGCGGTGCCTTCGGGGTGCTGGCCGATCTGGTGACGCTGCTGGTGATCGCGATCACGATGATCTCGATCGAATGGCGCCTCGGCCTGCTGCTGCTGCTCAGCCAGGTGCCCGTAACCCTGGGCATCCTCTGGCTGCAGGGCCGCTACCGCACGGCCAACTACCGGGTGCGGGAGGAGCTGGGCCAGCTCAACGCCGATCTGCAGGAAAACATGCAGGGGCTGGAGGTGGTGCAGATGTTCCGCCGCGAGGCCTACAACAGCGCCCGCTTCGCCCGCACCACCGACGCCTACCGCAAGGCCGTGACCGGCACGATCCTGTTCGACAGCTCGATCTCCGCCTTCATCGAATGGGTGGCCCTCTCCGCCGTGGCGGTGGTGCTGGCGCTGGGGGGCTGGATGGTGACCAGCGGCAGCATGGGCCTGGGGGTGCTCACCACCTTCATCCTGTTCTCTCAGCGGCTGTTCGATCCCCTGCGCCAGCTGGCCGAGCGCTTCACCCAGATTCAGGGTGGCCTCACGGCCGTTGAGCGGATCGGTGAGTTGCTGGAGCAACCGATCGAGATCGGCGACCTCCCGGAGGAGCAACGCAGTGCCGCCGCCATCCGGAGCGGCGCCCTGCGGGCCAGTGCCGGCGAGGTCGTATTCGAGAACGTCTCCTTCGCCTACCGCAGCGACGACCCGATCCTCGAGGATCTCAGCTTCCGGATCGCCCCCGGTGAGCATGTGGCCCTTGTGGGACCCACCGGCTCCGGCAAGTCGACCGTGATTCGCCTGCTCTGCCGCCTCTATGAGCCCCAGCGAGGCCGCATCCTGCTCGACGGCATCGACATCCGTCAGCTGCCCATCCCCACCTTGCGCCAGCGGCTTGGGGTCGTGCTGCAGGACACCTTCCTGTTCAGCGGCAACGTGGCCGACAATCTCCGGCTCGATGCTGCCATCGACAACGCCCGACTCAAACAGCTCTGCCACGACCTGGGTCTCGATCCGCTGCTGCGTCGCCTGCCGGATGGTCTCCAGACCGAGCTGCGCGAGCGGGGCGCCAATCTCTCCTCGGGCGAGCGCCAGCTGCTGGCGGTGGCTCGGGTGGCGATTCGCGATCCGTCCGTGCTGGTGATGGATGAAGCCACCGCCTTCCTCGACCCCTCCACCGAGGCCACCCTGCAGCGGGACCTGGAATCGCTGTTGCAGGAGCGCACGGCCATTGTGATCGCCCACCGCCTGGCCACGGTCGAGGCAGCCGATCGCATCCTGGTGCTGCGCAAGGGC
Coding sequences within it:
- a CDS encoding ABC transporter ATP-binding protein, which encodes MASLDRQRLLRLIPYLGRDRRRLLLTLLLLIPLALSAAVQPLLVGQAIAVLRGEPTMAWLQGQPVPAALRWLVLLLLAAVAVRLSLQSAQSYNVQAIGQRLTARIRDDLFRHALALSLRFHDRTPVGKLLTRLTSDVDALAEVFGSGAFGVLADLVTLLVIAITMISIEWRLGLLLLLSQVPVTLGILWLQGRYRTANYRVREELGQLNADLQENMQGLEVVQMFRREAYNSARFARTTDAYRKAVTGTILFDSSISAFIEWVALSAVAVVLALGGWMVTSGSMGLGVLTTFILFSQRLFDPLRQLAERFTQIQGGLTAVERIGELLEQPIEIGDLPEEQRSAAAIRSGALRASAGEVVFENVSFAYRSDDPILEDLSFRIAPGEHVALVGPTGSGKSTVIRLLCRLYEPQRGRILLDGIDIRQLPIPTLRQRLGVVLQDTFLFSGNVADNLRLDAAIDNARLKQLCHDLGLDPLLRRLPDGLQTELRERGANLSSGERQLLAVARVAIRDPSVLVMDEATAFLDPSTEATLQRDLESLLQERTAIVIAHRLATVEAADRILVLRKGRLIEQGNHRDLREAGGLYAQLADLQEKGLARL